In the Pseudochaenichthys georgianus chromosome 1, fPseGeo1.2, whole genome shotgun sequence genome, one interval contains:
- the cant1b gene encoding soluble calcium-activated nucleotidase 1b isoform X1, giving the protein MRAKENSMMVTACSGDERQRKVPGCSERPPSSEPEDGSDTSMSSFGLYVRGLPLALASMTQATASDSRFHPKWRAITVATLLALVLMLYLNRTVGGRNTATRGDYRNRVHSLQMHSEGAGGLLRDINRQAAGNPSRHQRGLRPYNDTYPLSRPVKTEHGIRYRIAVIADLDTASRSSKDQTWFSYMKRGYLTISNSADRLEVEWDADTVTLESHLAEKGRGMELSELVAFNGHLYSVDDRTGVVYRLEGNQAVPWVILPDGDGSVSKGFKAEWLAVKDEHLYVGGLGKEWTTTTGEVVNNHPEWVKVVGYHGDVQHENWVPHYNALRSATGIQPPGYLIHESAAWSERLQRWFFLPRRASHEHYEEAADEQRAANLLLSCPADFSSFTVRHVGPLNLIRGFSSFKFVPGTDDQIILALKSEEYAGSIATYITAFTLDGQVLMPETQIGNVKFEGLEFI; this is encoded by the exons ATGCGTGCGAAGGAGAACAGCATGATGGTTACAGCGTGTTCAGGAGACGAGAGGCAAAGGAAGG TCCCAGGCTGTAGCGAACGCCCCCCCTCGTCCGAGCCTGAGGATGGAAGCGATACTTCGATGAGCTCCTTCGGCCTCTATGTCCGGGGCCTCCCTTTGGCCTTGGCGTCCATGACACAAGCTACCGCCTCAGACTCACGCTTCCACCCTAAATGGCGGGCGATCACGGTTGCGACCCTGCTAGCTTTAGTGCTCATGCTATACCTGAACCGGACAGTAGGGGGCAGAAACACTGCTACAAGAGGTGACTATCGCAACAGGGTTCACAGTTTGCAGATGCACAGCGAGGGTGCAGGGGGCCTCCTCAGGGACATAAACAGACAGGCTGCAGGAAACCCCTCCCGCCACCAGAGAGGGTTAAGACCTTACAACGACACGTACCCGTTAAGTCGGCCGGTGAAGACGGAGCACGGCATCCGCTACCGTATCGCCGTGATCGCAGATCTGGACACAGCGTCACGCAGCTCTAAGGACCAGACGTGGTTCAGCTACATGAAGAGAGGATACCTTACTATTTCAAACAGTGCCGACAGACTGGAGGTGGAGTGGGACGCTGACACGGTCACGCTGGAGAGTCATCTGGCTGAGAAAGGACGAG GTATGGAGCTATCTGAGCTGGTGGCGTTCAACGGTCACCTGTACAGCGTGGACGACCGTACCGGCGTGGTGTACAGGCTCGAGGGCAACCAGGCGGTCCCCTGGGTCATATTACCCGACGGGGACGGCTCCGTCTCCAAAG GATTCAAAGCAGAGTGGCTGGCAGTGAAGGATGAGCACCTGTATGTTGGCGGCCTGGGCAAAGAGTGGACCACCACCACTGGGGAAGTCGTCAACAACCACCCAGAGTGGGTGAAGGTTGTCGGTTACCATGGTGACGTGCAGCATGAGAACTGGGTGCCCCACTACAATGCACTGCGGAGCGCCACAGGGATACAACCACCAG GCTACCTTATCCATGAGTCAGCAGCGTGGAGCGAGCGTCTGCAGCGCTGGTTCTTCCTCCCTCGGCGTGCCAGTCACGAACACTACGAGGAGGCAGCGGACGAGCAGCGTGCCGCCAACCTCCTCCTGTCCTGCCCCGCAGACTTCAGCTCCTTCACAGTGCGGCACGTCGGACCGCTCAACCTCATCCGCGGTTTCTCCTCGTTTAAATTTGTGCCAGGCACAGACGATCAGATCATTCTGGCCCTGAAGTCAGAGGAGTACGCAGGCAGCATCGCCACCTACATCACTGCCTTTACGTTAGACGGCCAGGTGCTGATGCCCGAGACACAGATAGGGAATGTGAAGTTTGAAGGGCTGGAGTTCATTTAA
- the afmid gene encoding kynurenine formamidase, with translation MTHWTDLKKDELEKQYSPSRWSHRMSADDVIKAHVKALKEGTERARGLAQTLLNVPYGEGDGEKLDVYIPITNSLDVPLVIYLHGGYWQNLSKEDSGFMAVPLVGKGVVVVAVGYDIAPKGNMDLMVSQVRRSVVSVVQQYSHISGLYLCGHSAGAHLAAMVLSTDWSEYSITPQIKGAFLVSGIFDLLPILSTYVNEPLKMTEEVAVRNSPSQLVPQLKLSSSSCHIIVAVAENDSPEFRKQSEEYYKTLEASGLDVTLEDVANTDHFTIIEQLVDGEYHLTKLLLETMGKS, from the exons ATGACACACTGGACTGATCTGAAGAAAGAT GAGCTCGAGAAGCAGTACTCCCCCAGCCGGTGGTCGCACAGGATGTCTGCAGACGACGTGATCAAGGCTCACGTGAAGGCTCTGAAGGAAG GTACGGAGCGTGCCCGTGGTCTGGCTCAAACGTTGCTCAACGTGCCGTATGGGGAGGGAGATGGAGAAAAACTAGATGTCTACATACCCATCACCAACTCTTTGG ATGTCCCCCTTGTTATTTACCTACATGGAGGCTACTGGCAGAATCTCAG CAAGGAGGATTCAGGATTCATGGCTGTTCCACTCGTTGGTAAAGGTGTAGTGGTGGTTGCCGTCGGCTATGACATCGCCCCCAAAG GCAACATGGACCTGATGGTGTCTCAAGTGCGCCGCAGTGTTGTGTCTGTTGTCCAGCAGTATTCTCACATCAG CGGCCTGTACCTGTGTGGTCACTCTGCCGGGGCTCACCTGGCTGCCATGGTCCTCTCCACTGACTGGTCTGAGTACAGCATCACTCCTCAGATTAAAG GTGCTTTCCTTGTCAGTGGAATATTCGACCTGCTGCCCATCCTGTCCACCTACGTCAACGAGCCTCTGAAGATGACAGA GGAGGTGGCGGTGAGGAACAGCCCCAGTCAGCTGGTCCCTCAGCTCAAGCTCTCGTCCTCCAGCTGCCACATCATCGTAGCCGTCGCTGAGAACGACTCGCCGGAGTTTCGCAAGCAGTCAGAAGAATACTACAAA ACTTTGGAGGCGTCAGGACTTGATGTGACCTTGGAAGATGTGGCCAACACAGACCACTTTACTATCATCGAGCAACTTGTAGATGGCGAGTATCACCTGACAAAG CTTCTCTTGGAGACGATGGGGAAGAGCTGA
- the cant1b gene encoding soluble calcium-activated nucleotidase 1b isoform X2 gives MSSFGLYVRGLPLALASMTQATASDSRFHPKWRAITVATLLALVLMLYLNRTVGGRNTATRGDYRNRVHSLQMHSEGAGGLLRDINRQAAGNPSRHQRGLRPYNDTYPLSRPVKTEHGIRYRIAVIADLDTASRSSKDQTWFSYMKRGYLTISNSADRLEVEWDADTVTLESHLAEKGRGMELSELVAFNGHLYSVDDRTGVVYRLEGNQAVPWVILPDGDGSVSKGFKAEWLAVKDEHLYVGGLGKEWTTTTGEVVNNHPEWVKVVGYHGDVQHENWVPHYNALRSATGIQPPGYLIHESAAWSERLQRWFFLPRRASHEHYEEAADEQRAANLLLSCPADFSSFTVRHVGPLNLIRGFSSFKFVPGTDDQIILALKSEEYAGSIATYITAFTLDGQVLMPETQIGNVKFEGLEFI, from the exons ATGAGCTCCTTCGGCCTCTATGTCCGGGGCCTCCCTTTGGCCTTGGCGTCCATGACACAAGCTACCGCCTCAGACTCACGCTTCCACCCTAAATGGCGGGCGATCACGGTTGCGACCCTGCTAGCTTTAGTGCTCATGCTATACCTGAACCGGACAGTAGGGGGCAGAAACACTGCTACAAGAGGTGACTATCGCAACAGGGTTCACAGTTTGCAGATGCACAGCGAGGGTGCAGGGGGCCTCCTCAGGGACATAAACAGACAGGCTGCAGGAAACCCCTCCCGCCACCAGAGAGGGTTAAGACCTTACAACGACACGTACCCGTTAAGTCGGCCGGTGAAGACGGAGCACGGCATCCGCTACCGTATCGCCGTGATCGCAGATCTGGACACAGCGTCACGCAGCTCTAAGGACCAGACGTGGTTCAGCTACATGAAGAGAGGATACCTTACTATTTCAAACAGTGCCGACAGACTGGAGGTGGAGTGGGACGCTGACACGGTCACGCTGGAGAGTCATCTGGCTGAGAAAGGACGAG GTATGGAGCTATCTGAGCTGGTGGCGTTCAACGGTCACCTGTACAGCGTGGACGACCGTACCGGCGTGGTGTACAGGCTCGAGGGCAACCAGGCGGTCCCCTGGGTCATATTACCCGACGGGGACGGCTCCGTCTCCAAAG GATTCAAAGCAGAGTGGCTGGCAGTGAAGGATGAGCACCTGTATGTTGGCGGCCTGGGCAAAGAGTGGACCACCACCACTGGGGAAGTCGTCAACAACCACCCAGAGTGGGTGAAGGTTGTCGGTTACCATGGTGACGTGCAGCATGAGAACTGGGTGCCCCACTACAATGCACTGCGGAGCGCCACAGGGATACAACCACCAG GCTACCTTATCCATGAGTCAGCAGCGTGGAGCGAGCGTCTGCAGCGCTGGTTCTTCCTCCCTCGGCGTGCCAGTCACGAACACTACGAGGAGGCAGCGGACGAGCAGCGTGCCGCCAACCTCCTCCTGTCCTGCCCCGCAGACTTCAGCTCCTTCACAGTGCGGCACGTCGGACCGCTCAACCTCATCCGCGGTTTCTCCTCGTTTAAATTTGTGCCAGGCACAGACGATCAGATCATTCTGGCCCTGAAGTCAGAGGAGTACGCAGGCAGCATCGCCACCTACATCACTGCCTTTACGTTAGACGGCCAGGTGCTGATGCCCGAGACACAGATAGGGAATGTGAAGTTTGAAGGGCTGGAGTTCATTTAA
- the tk1 gene encoding thymidine kinase, cytosolic, with the protein MDCVDFPRVLPNSPRKARGQIQIIFGPMFSGKSTELLRRVRRFQIAQYNCLVIKYAKDTRYSDTGVATHDKNIMEAVPANRLGDLRPQALQACVIGIDEGQFFTDTVEFCEEMANLGKIVIVAALDGTFQRKPFGNILNLIPLAESVVKLHAVCMQCYKEAAYTKRIGTEKEVEVIGGTDKYQAVCRKCYGGLVVQKENSAPCKSETPQNTNGGKVAFPRKVLSSLQL; encoded by the exons ATGGACTGTGTGGATTTCCCAAGAGTTCTGCCAAATTCACCAAGGAAAGCACGGGGACAAATTCAG ATAATCTTTGGACCAATGTTTTCAGGCAAAAG CACTGAACTGTTGAGGAGAGTGCGCAGGTTCCAGATAGCCCAGTACAACTGCTTGGTGATCAAGTATGCAAAAGACACTCGTTATTCTGACACAGGCGTGGCAACACATGACAA AAACATAATGGAAGCTGTACCAGCCAATCGTCTTGGAGACTTGCGGCCTCAGGCATTACAAGCCTGTGTCATTGGAATAGATGAAGGACAGTTT TTTACAGACACCGTGGAGTTTTGTGAAGAAATGGCCAATTTAGGGAAGATAGTCATTGTAGCTGCCTTGGATGGAACCTTTCAGAGAAAA CCCTTTGGAAACATCCTGAACCTCATCCCTCTAGCGGAGAGCGTGGTGAAGCTCCACGCCGTCTGCATGCAGTGTTACAAAGAGGCTGCCTACACCAAGAGGATAGGAACAGAGAAGGAG GTGGAAGTGATTGGTGGAACTGACAAGTACCAGGCGGTGTGTAGAAAGTGTTACGGCGGTCTGGTGGTGCAAAAAGAGAACAGCGCTCCTTGCAAGAGCGAAACTCCACAAAACACCAACGGAGGAAAAGTTGCGTTTCCCAGGAAGGTTTTATCCTCTCTCCAACTTTGA
- the ogal gene encoding protein O-GlcNAcase encodes MSTPGSGVGHGRANTGGKRFISGVVEGFYGRPWTMEQRTELFKREQKWGLNTYLYAPKDDYKHRMYWRDLYSAEEAEQLIALISAAKQHDVEFIYAISPGLDITFSNPKEAAALMRKLDQVRQFGCRSFSLLFDDIETEMCAADKKAFSSFAYAQVAITNAVYQHLGDPETFLFCPTDYCAAFCTPSVLQSSYLHTVGEKLLPGIDILWTGPKVVSHKISVESIEEVSSVLRRPPVIWDNIHANDYDPQRIFLGPFKDRPTELIAKLRGVLTNPNCEFYPNFVAIHTLATWCKATADGRQRDVEMDDEEQDPCYSPQKALTLALTDWLQEFMSTDQPGGPCRPPARLKKEVSEEEPMQTDMGEGSYIPGPGENPLYTAEPLTLEDLKLLSELFYLPYEHGPTARTMLQELDWLKNHSWAAAAETDKTAEWRSRAQQFDGLCEAVVQMFNRLSNAPNRSILYDLYNYICDIKSGVGLARAYVKTLGGQARPAAQLLNTDPEPWGFRGGLSGEFQRMLPCHGNRDLFRHPLMTSVYSIRMFCPEDKMEVQRIFREMQSAGEGKVPMMMQPPLICDGLSAGEIPPSPQCALVLEDEMGVCGYALALTDAKPAAARIQRAVSDSVFQDFPSLVTIQVLPRVADPSPAKRMIGRLLSSIRSSGSRGVFCEVRHSDRRMLDLYPKLGFFKPITMAGLPQDIIAMGTSL; translated from the exons ATGTCTACACCGGGCAGTGGCGTGGGGCACGGGCGAGCCAACACCGGGGGGAAGCGGTTCATCAGCGGGGTGGTGGAAG GTTTTTATGGGCGGCCATggactatggagcagagaacaGAGCTGTTTAAAAG AGAACAGAAGTGGGGTTTGAACACGTACCTGTACGCCCCCAAGGATGACTACAAACACAGGATGTACTGGAGGGACCTGTACTCTGCAGAGGAGGCAG AACAACTCATCGCCCTGATATCAGCTGCTAAACAGCACGACGTGGAGTTCATCTATGCCATCTCTCCCGGGCTGGACATTACCTTCTCCAACCCCAAAGAGGCCGCCGCCCTGATGAGGAAACTGGATCAG GTGAGGCAGTTTGGCTGCAGGTCCTTCTCTTTACTTTTCGATGACATCGAGACTGAGATGTGTGCGGCTGATAAGAAGGCCTTCAGCTCCTTTGCCTACGCTCAGGTGGCCATCACTAATGCGGTGTACCAGCACCTAGGAGACCCCGAGACCTTCCTCTTCTGTCCCACAG ATTATTGTGCTGCGTTCTGCACCCCCAGCGTGCTCCAGTCCTCTTACCTGCACACTGTGGGGGAGAAGCTGCTGCCTGGGATAGACATACTGTGGACTG GTCCCAAAGTGGTATCCCACAAAATCTCCGTTGAGTCCATAGAAGAGGTGTCCTCCGTCTTGAGGAGGCCGCCAGTCATCTGGGACAATATCCACGCAAACGACTACGACCCCCAAAGGATTTTCCTCGGACCCTTCAAA GATCGTCCTACTGAGCTGATCGCCAAACTGAGAGGGGTCCTCACCAATCCCAACTGCGAGTTCTACCCAAACTTTGTGGCCATCCACACATTAGCTACGTGGTGCAAAGCAACTGCTGATGGAAGACAAAGGGATGTGGAAATGG ACGATGAGGAGCAGGACCCCTGCTACAGCCCCCAGAAAGCCCTGACGCTGGCCCTCACCGACTGGCTGCAGGAGTTCATGAGCACCGACCAGCCTGGAG GCCCCTGTCGTCCTCCAGCTCGTCTGAAGAAGGAGGTTTCAgaggaggagcccatgcagaCAGATATGGGGGAGGGCTCCTATATCCCAGGACCTGGGGAGAACCCTCTGTACACGGCCGAGCCCCTCACCCTGGAGGACCTGAAGCTGCTGTCGGAGCTCTTCTACCTGCCGTACGAACACGGCCCCACCGCCCGCACCATGCTGCAGGAGCTGGACTGGCTCAAGAACCACAGCTGGGCCGCGGCGGCCGAGACGGATAAG ACCGCGGAATGGCGCTCAAGAGCACAGCAGTTTGATGGCCTGTGCGAAGCGGTGGTGCAGATGTTCAACCGTCTGTCCAACGCCCCCAACCGCAGCATTCTGTACGACCTCTACAACTACATCTGTGACATCAAGAGTGGGGTGGGCCTGGCTCGAGCCTACGTGAAAACACTCG GAGGGCAGGCTCGCCCCGCAGCCCAGCTGCTGAACACTGACCCTGAACCCTGGGGTTTCAGAGGAGGCCTCTCTGGAGAGTTCCAG AGAATGCTGCCCTGCCACGGAAACAGGGACCTGTTCAGACATCCTCTCATGACGTCGGTCTACAGCATACGGATGTTCTGCCCTGAGGACAAG ATGGAGGTACAAAGGATTTTCAGAGAGATGCAGAGTGCGGGAGAGGGCAAAGTCCCCATGATGATGCAGCCCCCCCTCATCTGTGATGG CCTCTCAGCGGGGGAAATCCCCCCCTCCCCTCAGTGTGCTCTGGTCCTGGAGGATGAGATGGGGGTGTGTGGTTACGCCCTCGCACTCACCGACGCCAAACCAGCTGCTGCCAGGATTCAG AGGGCAGTAAGTGATTCAGTGTTCCAGGACTTCCCCTCCCTGGTCACCATACAAGTGTTGCCCCGGGTCGCTGATCCCTCTCCAGCCAAGCGCATGATTGGTCGGTTGTTGTCCTCCATCAGGAGCAGTG GTTCCAGAGGCGTGTTCTGTGAGGTGAGGCACAGCGATCGGAGGATGCTCGACTTGTATCCTAAACTGGGCTTCTTCAAACCCATAACCATGGCCGGGCTTCCTCAGGACATCATCGCCATGGGAACAAGCCTGTGA